GAATGAGAAAGTGAATTTGCATGAATTTGAGCCATTTGCCAAACCAAGTTCTGGCAGAACTGGGAGCTGAAACACTGAAACCCCTAAACTGTTGCCTCAGCCCTCGCGTTACGTTGCAGCATACCCATGTGGCCTCCTTCGGCGCTAGAGCGTCACAGATGCTTTGGTGTGTGTCTCTGACTTTGCTGCTGTCAAACACATAGAACAGAGGgattttctagaagaaaatgcaagaatacatgattttaaaaaaaggaaaaaccagaCAAAACTGTACAGGAGAGAGCACTAGTTAACAAGAAGCAATGGAAATAAATGGATCAAAGAGAACGTTCGGTATGACCGTGAAAGGCTAGTCAAAAAATACACTGCTTTCAGCACAAgtcacctcctcccctccacctACTGTTTTAAATCCTACTTTGTAAAACCTaaattgtgtattttcttcttcaggtaAGAAATTTTCCTCATCCTTCTTCACCCACCatgtctgtttattttcatgagAACCTTATTGAGTTTAGATGAGAGCACCTGAGAGAACAAGACTGTCTCTCAGTATCTTGTATGTGGTTTATTCCATTTAGCCCGCTGTAGTTACTCTGTCACTGGGATTTTGtcagttttctctgtctttctgcacATCTTAATCCACACTGGATTAGTGCTGTGAAGGATTAAAAGTAGGTCTgttaaaaccttttaaaaaagtatcaGCTGACATTATTGCAATTCTTTTCACATTTACAAGGGAACTGCTCAGATTCAAAGGATGATCATAGCTCGTGAACATGTTGGCAAATTTAAGGCTTAAATGTATGAAGTCTGTCTGGTGGTGCTATTCTCGGGGAAGAGGATTTTAGTGCATTTCTCAATAGAATTAAAAAggcatggagaaaaaaaacaactttcctTCAAATCTTTTTATTCTGTACATTTTTAAGCACTACTTCTCTTCTCCCTGTCCAGTCCCTCACTTCATTCCTGACTAACAAAGCTGGTATTTTGTAAACATGCTGAATTCCAAAGTGATTGGTTGGTCAAGTACGAAATGGGCAAGAAACGAGAACCTCACAGTGCAGTGTTTTCTCACTATAACATTAGATGATCAGAATGTTCTTTTTGACAGTCATTGCTGCAttctaataactttttttttaagagaagtgTGGTTgggttttattcattttccttgTCACATCACTTACAGTGTATTTGGGGTAAGTTGTCCAGTGCCTGACATACATTAATAGCTGTATTTCAGTTCCTACTGTGCTGCTGCCCGCAGCAGCTGAACAGCCGTTGCAGCTGAGCAGCACGAAGGCCTGCATCGCTGTTGTCTGCGGGTGTGTCTGCTCTGAGGATTTAGGTGCTATCCGATAGCAACAACATCACCTTGAGAGAATATGGCCTTTTGCACTGTTACTTCTGTGTAAATGTTCAATGAGGATGATTCACTTCAAGTGAAAGTGTGTGGCTTTTCCTTAAGAATGACTTACGAGAGCATGTTTAGTTCAAATCCAATATATTATTCCTTTCCATCTGTGTATATACTTAGCTGTGTTTGCAGCCAGAACAGCTGAAAAGAAGGaattgtgagattttttttatttttttaaccttggaTAGACCCTTCTTGGCAGTGCTGGCAGAATGGACGTTCCCTGGACTTCTTGAACAAAtcactcagcactggtgaggccgttcctgcagtactgtgtcctgTTCtaggctccccagtacaagaaagatacAGACTTAACTGGAGGGAGCCCAGCACAGGGCCAcagagatgattaagggactggagcatctgtcatgtgaggagaggctgagactCCTTAGCCTGgacaagagaaggctcaggggtaATCTTAAGTgcataaatacctgatggggtGCAATGAAGAGGAGGGAGCCAGCCTCTCCTCGGTAGTGCCCGCTGACGGGAGaagaggcaacgggcacaaattaaaacacatgaaattccactggaacacaagaaaacactttttttattgtGAGAGATGTCATACACTGGCAGAGGCTGTGGAGTTTCCATctgtggagatattcagaactcGACTGGACGtggtcctggacaacctgctgtagctgaccctgcttgggcaagTGGGTTTCACTCgatctcaagaggtcccttcaaacctCAACAATTCCCTGAATCCATTTGCAATTTCTAATCAAAACCTTCTTTGCCTAGCTGTGGTCTCTTCATCCATCATCTGAATTTAGTGCTGGATGGTACAATTACTGTCTTCAGGTATCGCTGTTGCAATGCTTATTTCTCAGGTAGGTCACCTGGGAAATCAGTCCTTTAAATGAAGTGTTTAATCACTGTAAATCACCGACTTATATACCTGCAGGGAGACAATAATGCAACATCCTTGATACTTATTTGACATATGTAAAAAATAGATCTTATTTTTGACTGGTCTGTGCAAGTCAGCTTTAATGTTTCTTGTACAGAATCAAAACGGTGTTCCTGCCTGATATGGCTCCGTGGGGGCCGTGCCAGCATCAAGTGTTGGTGATCAACAGCACAATCCTCCTAGACAGTTTTGAACAGGAGGCAAAGGGGCTTTTTGAACAAAAGGCCAGTTATCTGCACCTGCTCTGTGACTAAATTCTAGGATTTGCTTTTCCATAGAACTGAGGTAAGAGAAGGAAACTGAGGCTATTTCTGACTGTCCTGTTTGCTGCCACGCAAGAAAGTGCACAGCTGGAGTTCGTGCACTTCACATTTCCTCCCTCACCTGTTCTATGACAACCTTTAGTTGTGGTGAGCCTGAACGTCTTCGTGCACACACGAGGCTCGAGAGCAGAGCCCCCGCGGGCCCGATGCGTGTTCCCGGGCGCCGTGCGgtaccggcaccggcaccggccccCCACCGCCGCCCCGGTCCCACACCGCCGCCCCGCCTCGGGAGAGGCGCGGAGCTGAACGACCCTCCCCGCCCCAGGAAGGCCGCGGCTCCTCGGCGCTGCGCTGCTGCCCGCGACGGGAGCGAGCCGCCGCCTTCCCGGGAGCCGACAGCGGCTGGGCCGCACCGGCAGCTCAGGCGGCCGAGAGGACGAGGACTCTCGGGGCAGGCCCCGCAGGCGGTGCCGGTCTGGGCCGCTCGGCGGGCTCCTGCCCTCCCGCGACGCGGTGTCGGGGCGGGGCTGCGGACGCTGCCCGGCAGCCCGCGGGCAGTTACACCGCGGCCCTGCCGGGCGCCGGCCTTGCTCCGCCCCGCAGCGCCACGCTCCTTCCGGTACCGGCGGCGAACATGGTGGGTACGGCTCGCTGCGCTGGGGaagggcgggcggcgcgggccgTGGCTGGGGCGGCTCTAGCGGCGGAGCTGGCGGCGCTGGCCCCTGCGGCCCCAGCGCGGGCCGAGGAGCGCGGACCCGCAGCGCGGTGTCGCCCGCCCGCGCCGGGCCTGGCGGTGGCGGGGCGGctccgggcggcggggccgggcgcggccGGGCCTGTGCGCTGGGGCGCGGCGTCGGGCTCCTCCTGCCCGTTCCGCAGTTTATTTCTGGCGAACCGGCGGTTTTTCTCCGCGTTGCGGGAGAGTTTCGCAGCCGCTCCCCGGGAGGAGTTTGTCCAGGCCGAACCGTGAGGGTGTGCGGTAAGGAACGTGCGCCGTGCTCGGAGCGGGCGGGGGTGTCCGTGCCCGGCGGCCGCTGCCGAGGGTGCCCGCGCTGTGCCCGGGCCCTGGGAGCCCTCGGGCCGGCGGTACGGCTGACGCTCTGCTGGTGCTCGTTGCAGGGGACACCGCAGAAGGATGTTGTAATAAAACCCGACGCCCCGAGCACGTTGCTCTCGGAGAAACATGCGGACTATATAGCTTCGTATGGAACAAAGAACGATGATTACGTAGGTATCGGTTTGTTTCAGTACAGCCGTGGTTTTATTAACAGTAATAACAACCCTCATTTATTTGCTCAATTAAGGGTCAGATGCATGCTCACAAGCTAGTTGCTTCTTGCCCTGCAATCCAAGGTATAACAGAAAGATGTCTTCGTTAATTTCCCCGGGTCTGTGATGAGTTTTGGCATGTATTATCTGAGTATAAATCTGAAGATTATCGATTTAGCTCTAGAATTACTCTGAGACCTGAAAAATGAACTACTTGTTGCTGCTTCATCCGCTAGAATGCACAAGGAATGTAGCTGCATTTACACGTTGCTCTTTTGATGGGACAACATACTGAATCTCACCACAGCACTGCTTCATGCTCACAGAGTTTGATAAACTTTTTAACTAGCATCAGTTTTATAGTCATAGCTCATCAGATGTAGCCCACAACAACAGGATTCCAGTTCCAGCAGGTGGAAAATGTCAATAACTGCTTATGTCTGAAGAAAAGTTGGAGTTACCTTTACTGTCCCCAAAAGAACTCTGAGCACTATTGCTTATGATTGTGGTTCTTGTGCTTAAAAAGTCCTGCATGTAGAAAATAACGTTTATGGGTAGTGTAGGTGATGTAATTAATGTTAAGAGAATTCAGTATGAAATTTCACTTCTTAGTGCAGCTTCAGATTGTGGCAGTTTTGGCACCTGGAAGGAAGTTTAATTACATGTTAGACTTGTTACTTTTGAGACTAGTTGAGGTGGTAATTTGGGTAGTAGTTTGGATGCTAAGATAATAACTGATGATCTGAAGTGAATGGGTGCCGAACTACTTGTATGTGTTTAATTTGACATTGAGCTTGAGACTTTGAACTAGAAAATACGGGGGAGGAAGGGAATGTAGTATGTACATACACGTGCCTGTATGTATGCGTGTGTACATACACGCGTGATGTACAGAGCATTTGTGAGTGGCTGATACATAGTAAGTTGTTAATGGGATGGAAGATGGTTGACATATTAAAACTGTAAATGTTAACTAATGTATTTTCGTTGCTCTATATTGATGATGTGCTTATCTGATTAAGAACTAAAATAATGCACTACTTAGGAATACTGTATGTCGGAGTATTTGAGGATGAGTGGTGTTTACTGGGGGCTGACAGCAATGGATCTCATGGGGCAGCTGCACCGAatgaacaaagaagaaattctggCATTCATCAAATCATGTCAACATGAATGTGGTGGAATAAGTGCCAGCACAGGTCACGATCCTCATCTTCTGTATACCCTCAGTGCTGTCCAGGTAAATGTAACGGggtaatttttagaaaaaaaaaatctataattaATGATTTTGATCATTGCAGGTTTGCGAACCAGGTGCTGTTGGATGCCAATGGCAAAAACTATTTCAGtaccttgttaaaaaaaaaaatctaatgaacAAAACTTTAGGGTTTAGCTGTATCACTTCCTAAAAAATTGTCGGATTTGGGAACGTTGTGCTTTTAACGATCACTTAACGGTGACTGCATTCTTGACAAATTTTGTAACAGTCGCCTTGAAATACTTCCTAGCTACAGGTTTTACTGGAGTGTTTTTGTAGATAATTCTAgattttataaatactttttagTGTACATTGAGGTGAAATATATGTATGAGCAGAATAAGAGTAaagttttagattttattttttagtgtaTATATTACTAGATATGATTGATATGTAACATTAATAAATAATCATGTAGTATTTATGTAAACTATACTTATGTAATATGTATAATTATGTGTAGTGTGTTTACACTTCAGTATTGTACAAAAGAAACACTCTAGTACTCAGTTCTTGTTGTGTTcctgaaatctgctttttttgtgtgtaactTAAAAATGATTCCAGTCTGttgaacattttatttacttatttggTGTGTATTCTTCCCCTGAGAAACAGTAATTCTCAGTCTGATTTTTTCACCGTAACTGTCTCCATTATAGATTTAATTTCTCACTTTCTTGtgtgtcttttttgtttgtttttgttcttctcaTGCAAActgtggtggaaaaaaaatacccaaaggCTCAAACGCTTCTGAACAATTCCTTGATGGCTTGCATGATGTATCTCTAGTCCAATCTTAcggaagaaatatttaaatggtGTTACATATAAATAAGATAGCATCCTGTGTTAGGAAGGAAGTGTGTTGGATTTAAGGTGTTGGATTTGTAGCCCTTAGGTAGGACAGAAGAATGCTGTTTTCCTGGGTCAGTGTTAGATAATTAGCAGGTATTATCTACTCTAAAGTTGATATTTGTGACCGCTTTAGCTCTAGAATTACTCAGTACTCTGAGAACCAGGAAACTTAACTTTCTTTAGGCTGTGACGTTTGAGCTTTTCCAGACTGTCCCGTCAAACTCCTTTTACTACTTCTAGTCCAGTGCGAGGAGAAGGGGGTGCAATTTGAGGTTGTTTACTTTTACATACTAGAGATGTTAATTCTTAAATAAATACTGGATGTTACTAGAAGATATTTTCTTGTTAACTGAATGCAGCTCTAGCTGTGCGAAGCTGAGAAGTGTTAGCAAGTGCTGGTGTAAAATGTCTGTGGTGAACTTAACCAGCATGTCTTGAGGAGTGTGCGTGGTTTTGTGAGCAAACACCGCTTAGTCCTGTTTGCACATACAGAACGTTTAAAGGGTCATGTCACATCTTCCTTTGATAACAATTAGTAGTAATTTGTTCAGATTTGCTTTTTAAGGAGCACGCTATGATTATATAATTCCTGTTGGGAGTTGTACGTTCTGTTTTGCATTTCCTTAAGACGTAAATTTTATCCAACAATTGAAAGATTCCAGCTAACGCCAGGTGTTCGTAGTTGTTGGTATTTTTCAGGGTCGGAACTGTAATATTGCTTAGTTTCAACTGTTCTTTCTATTATGCTATTTATAATAAATTCTTAATTACTCTCTCTAGAGATTATGCAAATTATGAGTAAAAACACGAAGCTCAGAAACAGCAGTGTTTTCACACGACATTGTGTCGTATGGGTTTACTGGTTCAAATCAGTGCTAGCTCAGAAAACTTTGTATTCCCTACTatgtcctttatttttcttccagaatatATTGGCTGTACAGTTTGTGTTTAATCATATTATTCatgctttttcttaaattattgcAGTTTGGTTCTActcattatatttaaaaactgaatgtaaataaaaatcttatgaTTTGAAACTGATCATTGCTGACAGGCTTGGACTGTAAGTGGTATCAGTAACTAGCTGCTTAACTTAGACTTGCACATATCCGAGTAGCAGCAGTGCACAAACTCAAATTTGTAGGTCATTATCGTATTACAAAAGTAACCGTAATCAAATCTCTGTTCTACATAATGCtaacataaaaacaaataaacctgATTGTGCTTTTGAAAGGAGAGCTGGCAGTTGGAAAGTAACAAAGCGTGAAAGAGTTCAGCTTAAATTGCCTGTATTTTCCTGTGAGAATTTCTTGAAGTTTTTAGACAGAGATAGAGGAACTGCAGtgaatgaaattttattttacagaatcaacaattttacacagaatcagTAATTTTAATAAACCTTACCGGATAGTATTCACAGTCAATTAAATAGTCTTTtataaaaccaagattttttttaaaaaaagaaaaaagttttaaacttTTTGCCTCTCTCTGATTGCtactgtgtctttttttttttccagattcttATCTTATATGATAGTCTCCATGTTGTTGatgtaaataaaattgttgAATATATACAGAACTTGCAAAACGAAGATGGATCATTTGCTGGAGACAAATGGGGTAATTTTTAGATCTTTAACATTTAGTAACTAGGGTGAGGGGTGTAAGTCTGTGAACTGAAGTTTCCTTGGATGGTCTTTTTGCTTATGTATTGTATGTgaacacttttattttctgagttaTGAAAAAAGAGGTTTTGTGAAGGACAGAGTTGTGGTTCATTCCTTTCATAAATATTCTAAACTTCAGTTCCactcttttattaaaaataaattgtccagctcttaaagaagaaaacttctaGGCATTTGTGACTTGACAGTACATTGACAGACTAGGTGTGCTGTTCcatagaaatgttttatgattGCTATTTAATGGCAGTCGGTTATGATCTTTATCTGTGTCGGCTGTGAAAGGATCTTTCATTATATGGGAGTGAGAAAAACTGGTTCTGTACTCACGAACTTCTGTTAATACTGATTTTGTTTCTGCACGTAAATTCTTTATGAATAAAGATAGGATTTTTAAGCTGTAGCATAAATGTTTAGTCACTCTAAAAATACGTATCCCCTTGGAGCgcttaaattttaataaaatctgttGCACATCACTCGTTATTGTCCTGGTAAAATTCAGGAATCGAGATCATGGCAGTACATGTATGCTACTGTAAAGGTGACTTGTGCTGTGTGTTAAAACGGTTCATGGTTGGCTGCGTCCTTTTTGTTAAAGTATTGAAACAGACGTACTGAAGGGACAGGGGGTTTACGTTATTTCTGAGGCAGGTGTGGCGTGGCGGGGGGAGTGTGATACCTGGGGCAGTACAGAACATCCCGTGTTTGGTTCACATGTTCAGCTTGTGGGTTTCGTAAGAAGAAAAGTCTTGCATCAGTTTGGCCAAAAACATGAATGTTTGTGGCTGGgttcaattttaaattttgactTCAAGTATTAGTTGCTCGGAGGTTGTGCTAGGAGAGTTACATTGGTATGGGCTTGCTGAGCACTCATTCTGCGATGGGTGTAGCGTTCTTGGTTTAGCTTCCAGGTACAAGCATGCAAAAGAAAGCTCGAAACTTTCATCAGTCTTCCTCTAAAAACAGAAGTGGCTTCTCCTTCTGCCCGGATGTGAGGCAGATCGAGAGCTGTGTCCGAGCGTTTTCGAGTCCGCTGCTCTGCGGTTATCTAGCAGAGCACTACAGATGAACTCTAAAATTACATAGTTATTTGTAAATTAACACTAGTTGAATTGATTTGTATATGTATCTGACTATACACCAGCTCAAAATGAGTTGCTTTTATGTGCAATAAACATACAGATCACTTGAGCTGTAATGTACAATTTCTAAATTACTGAGGAAATAATTCATGGGCTGGAAGAGGAAACAGTACAGGGGCAGGTTTTGGCTGATTTTTGTTGTTCAGTGTAAAACCTcgtattttaacattttgttcCGTATTTTCAGTGGTgacttaaatgtatttttgttgttgttaataaaaatactctTATTTTGTTCCCTACCCTCCACATTCTAGGAGAAATAGATACAAGGTTCtccttctgtgctgcagcaacTCTTGCACTTCTGGTGAGTCCTAAACCATTACTTGCACAAGTACAGAATCTTCTCTGTGTTACTGCTGAAGTTTCTGTAGTTAATGAGCTTGGTAGGATATAAAGTGCATTAGTTGCTTTTCTGACTTGCAGGGAAGGCTGGATGCTATTGATGTGGGGAAAGCAGTAGAATTCGTTTTGTCCTGTATGAACTTAGATGGAGGATTTGGTTGTAGACCAGGTTCCGAATCACATGCAGGACAGGTGagtttttctttatatgaaaatgttttaaattagcaAGCATCACATACTGCCTGTAAATGTTTCCTTACAACGTCTGTCGGTGATGTCAGTTGATGTACCTTCCCTCGTTTCCCAAATGCCTGGTTCTAGTACCTTAGTTAAAATAAGTGAACAAATAGGTAGATAAATCTGAGAAGAGTAGGGACTTGGGAGGTTATAgtctgggcaaaaaaaaaaggatcataAGGGAACAACTTTTAGGAGTGTATTTCAGTCTTCACAGAGTGATGTTGCAATAGTTAGCATGAGGATTTTTAGAGAATTTGAAATTAGTATTAATGGAGATCTTGAACAAGATCTATCACTGTGTCTGCCACAAATCATAATGAAACATGAAGGTCAATTGTATAATATGTTTGATATTTATCAGCTGATGAactcaaataaaaatgagatgTGATTTTTCAAGGGGtggcttgcttaattttttGATGAAAGTCAGTTTTAAGATGAGATTCCTAACTCAGGCATGGGAACATTTGTCATGTTTTGTTGTAGGCACTAGAGAGTGTTTTGCCGGTGACAGTGAATTCTGAAAAATGCTAAGTAAATGTAGTTGAGAAGAGAATGCGGTAGTGTAATTGGAATAAACTAAGGGATTTCTCAATGAGAATCTCAATGGCTTCTTCCAGCAGAAAATTTACATAAAAAGTGgctttcctatttttaatttttcatggaaGGGATTATTGCAGTTAACCTGAATTTATGAatagaaataaacttttaacaaaatattttaatgctgttGCAATCACCTGTTTATTTTGCACAATTATGGTGAGCAATGCCGTAGCCAAGATTCACCTCAGCACATGAAAACACTATAGGTATTTTGTTGAGAAAGAGTGTTGAGTGTTTTCTCCCccacccttcttttttttaaatcaggggaaaaaagtttaaacCTGGTATGTGTACCTTATCTTACAAGTTTTATCTACAGTACCATTGCCCATATGGTCTGAATGGCTGGACCATGTTTTAGTTTTCAGGGAAGTCAGATGAAGTACCTGAACCCACTCTGCTTGCAGCTGGCGTTTCCTGGGAGGATTGGACCTGTTGTGCCTATTTACGTACTCCTTATAATGCTGTCAAGGGCAACTCC
This DNA window, taken from Nyctibius grandis isolate bNycGra1 chromosome 8, bNycGra1.pri, whole genome shotgun sequence, encodes the following:
- the RABGGTB gene encoding geranylgeranyl transferase type-2 subunit beta isoform X1; translated protein: MGTPQKDVVIKPDAPSTLLSEKHADYIASYGTKNDDYEYCMSEYLRMSGVYWGLTAMDLMGQLHRMNKEEILAFIKSCQHECGGISASTGHDPHLLYTLSAVQILILYDSLHVVDVNKIVEYIQNLQNEDGSFAGDKWGEIDTRFSFCAAATLALLGRLDAIDVGKAVEFVLSCMNLDGGFGCRPGSESHAGQIYCCTGFLAITDQLHQINVDLLGWWLCERQLPSGGLNGRPEKLPDVCYSWWVLASLKMIGRLHWIDREKLRCFILACQDEETGGFADRPGDMVDPFHTLFGIAGLSLLGEEQIKAVNPVFCMPEDVLRRINVQPELVS
- the RABGGTB gene encoding geranylgeranyl transferase type-2 subunit beta isoform X2, which codes for MSEYLRMSGVYWGLTAMDLMGQLHRMNKEEILAFIKSCQHECGGISASTGHDPHLLYTLSAVQILILYDSLHVVDVNKIVEYIQNLQNEDGSFAGDKWGEIDTRFSFCAAATLALLGRLDAIDVGKAVEFVLSCMNLDGGFGCRPGSESHAGQIYCCTGFLAITDQLHQINVDLLGWWLCERQLPSGGLNGRPEKLPDVCYSWWVLASLKMIGRLHWIDREKLRCFILACQDEETGGFADRPGDMVDPFHTLFGIAGLSLLGEEQIKAVNPVFCMPEDVLRRINVQPELVS